The segment AACAAAGAAGTGCCCCTCAACAACCACTGCAAGAGTCACAAAGCCTATCTCAACAGTCTATCTCAACAAGAATGTTAGAGTCACATCAACTATTAGCACAAGAAGCAAGCAGCCAATGGAGATTCATGGAGCAACAATATGAAGTATCTCAAAGATCAAGATTACAACAAAGTACATGGAGTCTTCAACATTTAGTATCACAAAATCCAGCTCAACAACATAGCTCAACAGgaatattagatttaaatcAACAATTGATACAAGCAACAAGAGCAAGACCACAAAAAACCACATGGAGTCCAGCACAACGAAGAAGTCCCCCTCAACAACAATTGCAAATATCACAAAGCCTACCTCAACAGTGGAGTCCACCACAACGAAGAAGTCCCCCTCAACAACAACTGCGAATATCACAAAGCCCACCTCAACAGTGGAGTCCACCACAACGAACAAGTCCCCCTCAACAACAACTGCAAATATCACAAAGCCCACCTCAACAGTGGAGTCCACCACAACGAACAAGTCCCCCTCAACAACAACTGCAAATATCACAAAGCCCACCTCAACAGTGGAGTCTACCACAACGAAGAAGTCCTCCTCAACAACAACCTCGATTATCACAAAGTCCACCTCAACAGCGGAGTCGAGCACAACGAAGAAGTCCCCCTCAACAACAATTGCAAATATCACAAAGCCTATCTCAACAGTGGAGTCCACCACAACGAAGAAGTCCCCCTCAACAACAACTGCGAATATCACAAAGCTCACCTCAACAGTGGAGTCCACCACAACGAAGAAGTCCCCCTCAACAACAACTGCAAATATCACAAAGCCCACCTCAACAGTGGAGTCCACCACAACGAACAAGTCCCCCTCAACAACAACTGCAAATATCACAAAGCCCACCTCAACAGTGGAGTCTACCACAACGAAGAAGTCCTCCTCAACAACAACCTCGAATATCACAAAGTCCACCTCAACAGCGGAGTCGAGCACAACGAAGAAGTCCCCCTCAACAACAATTGCAAATATCACAAAGCCTATCTCAACAGTGGAGTCCACCACAACGAAGAAGTTCCTCTCAATCACAACAGCGAGTGTCACGAAATTTATTCCAACAATCACAAGTAACATGGGGCCAACGATCACAACTGCGAGTACCATATAATTTACCAGAACAGCACCAGGTATCACCCAATTTATCTTCACAGCAAAGTATATCATggcaacaaaatttattacaacagCAACAACAAAAAGCATTGATCCAACCACGACAACAAATGCAAGTACCGCGAGGTCCACCACAACAGCAACAGCAATGGAATTTTTTCCAACAACAGCAAGGAATGATGGATCAACGACCAAGAAGGAGAAGCCAACAACAGAGAATGTATTTGCAACATCAGCAAGAAATATCGAGTCAATCACGACAATATGTAGCAGAAATTGATGATGCTAACTGTAAACAAATGCAAACTGTAGAACGAGGTACTGAAAACAATGATATGCGACAAGAGCAACAGCtaacaacaaatattttacccatggtaaaacaaatattgattatatatttactatttatacgGGGTGAACCAGAACGTTTcggtttcaaattttttaggaAATTTAATTCTGTACAGAAAGTATCATACAAACAGATCGAAAAATGCTTGCTTAAAAAGTTAATGCCTAAAAACTTTTGAATCacagttattttatacatttttacaagtaGTTGGGAAAGTATGCATATTTGATAACAAAAGTACTGAAACAAAAGTTgtagagaattaaattatcttttaaatgaaATCAAAATGATTGCAATACATTCCATAGGTTTAAATTTCctaaaaaatctcaaaattcGGGCTCactttatatagttataaagaatatttattataagcaaattttgagataatatttttgtcaagttataaaacaaatatttcatatcattgtctttcttttcttcagtTATCTCGACTTACATTAGAGCAAACCTCTGAAGAGacagatgaaataaaaaaacaaataaaacaatatcaaGCACGTATACCGAGGAGACAAAATGTTAAAGAAGAACATGCTGAAacattacttaaatatatagaagttcagacaaatatgtttaaaattatatttaatgaagctGTAACCACTGCTATTCATTATGATGTAGATATTACGTTTCAAGCAAGACCTGATTCAAGGAAGTTTTCTAAAGCTTTATATAGaaaagtttttgaaaaatgtagaaGTGAATACTTTAATGACAGATATCCAGCATTTGATGGAATGAAAAATGCATACAGCGCAGGTTATCTTCCTTTTGGCAAGAatgtaagtaatatatatgtacatatgagttttaatgataatattgaatgcaatatttattatatctatgataaaatttataattttacttgatcaatatttaattttaaattcaagctataaaactaatttttcattatttcttttaatcatagtaaatttttttattattctgcaTAGTTtacaagtattattaaaatccagAAACATAATAAACAATGTAATAAGCAATGTGATGAACAATGTGATAAACATGTGATGACATTTAACATTACCTTAAAAGAAGCAAAGATAATCGATCTTAGATGGATAAAAAACTTACAACCTGGTCTTAACGAGGATGACGCAATTCAAACTAGTATACAAGCtctagatattattatacgcCATGAACCAGAGTCACAATACATGAATGTAAGCagtaatagtaattttataataattctaaaagaaTGGCGTTAACCAATATTATGCCTGCACCAATAATATACATGCACTATtgcataataattgttataaaatattgttaaaatgtatttttccattaaaaaaaattatactttatactaCATGAtaacgtaatttaataaagaagaaatatattatttacattattaaatattagttatattattgactatattatattaaacataatttttattttttaatttcttctctaTTCAATTCTACTATTgtagtgtacatatatatatgtatgtatatatgtatatacgtacacatttctttattaaattctgttattatgcaacataaaatatagaatctaaattttttggaatgagaaaatacaaaatacattcaaacaatattatacatatacaatttatactattgtacgtatgtgtgtgtacgtgcaggcgtgcgtgcgtgcgtgggtatataaacacattataaatatatgataaatatattataacgatagaatatataaaatatgctattCATTATAGGTTGGAGGATCATTGTTTTGGAATTTAGATGATTTAAATGaactaaaagatttaaaatgtgGTGTAAGTTCAGCATGTGGTGGATTTTTATCTGCCATACTTGGCTGGCgtgaaatgtatttaaatgtaGATGGTAAAGTATCATTAATTGacaaatctaaataatattacagatTTTACAAGACTTTTCAGCGGTAAACAAtgtctatattaaattttttttttaatttatgtgtaattttttttttttttgttttttttagttaCTCATAAAAGCTTTCTCACACCTCAGACAGTTGATAAGTTAATGACTGTCAATAGGAATAATCTAGATGTAATTGATgaattgtgtaataatataaaagtaacttACCAAGTGCCCCCAAAAAAATCTGATGATTCACCTAATTTGCCTAAGACATATTGCTTAAATGGATTAGGCTTAAGATTAAATGCTAGCCAACATAAGTTCTGTTATGACGATAACTCACAAATGCAAATCACAATAACAGATCATTTTGCAAAGCATCATGAGTACAAGTTGAAGCAACCCAACTTGCCTTGCCTTTTAGtaagaagaaacaaaaaagacatatatTTACCTGCTGAAGTGAGTAAATCGCgtttatatttgttacaaatgATCCAGTAAGTAAtgatctaattaaaatattattctcatcTTACAGTTATGTACTATTGTGCCTGGTAATTCTGTTAAAAAGTTGAATGCAGACCAAACTTCTACAATGATTACTCATGCAGCAATGGATACATCTAagcgtaaaaagaaaatagaagatGCGGTAAAGcagattttatattgttatatcaaAAGCattgcatcataatttattttatgtatatttgtagtttaataaaatcgtagtaaataatagttttatcatGAAGAAAGAATTCCAATTGGCTGTTgacaaaaaaatgacaaatgtgAAAGCTAAAATCTTAAAAGCTccagaattaaaatatgatagaaAAGTGAATGTAAGCAATGGAAAATGGAATAAAtcagagataaaatttaacCAACCCATGAATTTAAAAACTCACGAATGGACTATTCTCAATTTGGATAAATGTGTGATTCATTCAgactgtaataattttatagatgcaTTAATAGAAGTTggtaaagtataaaaaaaattcagttaaaattattaagttaaaGTTTTGTGTTATGTAATGTTCTTGAAAGAATACAATGTATttgttaattgttataatttgaaaacaaaatttgtgcaactgtaaatttaaatatctgaaagatcgctatttttaattatatatattacattatatagattatgtttatattgtcaataaattttaaatcggttttttttcttagcgaATTCATTTGGTATGACAATAGAACGGCCCGATACtaaaacaattaaacatttgaaaaaagaagtagaaagaacagaaataaaaaactactttgagaaaaataaggCATTCAAACTGATAATAGTGATCATACCAAATTTTTTAAGCACAATATATAGTGAgcatataagttttttatttttttaattctaaataaatttatttctaaataaaccaatttgaaattatttatgttttagaCAAGATAAAACAGATTACCGAGTTGGAATTAGGTGTCCTGACACAGTGTATAAaagttaagaattttattaaaccaaAACAAATGACAATACAAAACTTACTTCTAAAAATAAACGCAAAACTAAATGGCATTAATCATACACTCCACACGACGTGAGTAATATTTGTGCCTTACTATTTTACgaggatatatttttttagtaatctcgaaaaatgatatttttttctcttttagacCAAAATGTTTTAAGAATAAGTGTATGATTGTTGGCGCCGATGTGACTCACCCATCTGGTGAGGATGCTTCTGTAGCAGCagtaagtataattattaaacttttatgtgaatattgtatacattaatgaaaatattattaatttaggtTACTGCAAGTAGTGATATTTGCGGCTTCCAGTATAATGTTGTACATAAACTTCTAAAacataaagaagaaataatttcagaccttgaaaaaataataagcttTCAACTGTCaatttatcaaaagaaaacGTCATATCTACCAGAAAGAATCATTTATTATCGGTGTGTAATTTTGTTCaatgttgtatataatattgttaagattataaaatatcatatttgctattatacatttacaattgcatatttatattttaatgtacagAGATGGAGTCAGTGAAGGAGAATTTCCAAAAGTTATGTATTATGAAATAGAAGCTATTAGACGTGCGTGTGCAATATATAAGACTGATATTCAAGTTACCTGTTTAATTGTCCAGAAGAGACATCACGTCCGTTTTTTCCCTCTAAGATCTGCATCATCTGCATCATTTGCAAATTCAAAGAACAACACGTACAATGTAACAGCAGGTACAATTGTCGATACTGAAATTACTCATCCAAATCACATCGAATTTTATCTCGTCTCACATACGAGCATAAAGGTAAAAAGTTatcgattataaaaatatatatttgtttatataactataaatatatttcaatattagaaagaaattcaaaatattattactattagaaagatattatatgCTAGAAAACTTTAAGTTATAAGATATTTACGTATTCTGAAAATTGATACTTCAAtgcatgatttaaaaaaaattactgtttaaatttttttgaattaactTCGTTTTGAAAATAAGtgacaagaaaatatattttcgagcAATTaggcttttttatttttgtagagGAAAAAAACATGATACAAATCACAgtagaaaatctttttcaatgtttgtaccatatttttttctctgcaaaaataaaaaagcataattgCTCGAAAATATACCTCCTTGTTactcattttcaaaataaggaaatttaagaaaatttaatcaaatgtaacgacttttttttaattatgcattgAAATGACACTTTtcagaatatgtatatattttatagcttaGGAACAgctttatattgaaaaaaaaaaatgttttgctttatattgaagaaaacaaaaaatgtcaTCTATTGTGAGAAAACATTACTTTTTGGccaatacaataataataattaattaataattagctCTTAATGtacagttataataattacaataatgtactttaagaaaaataatagttgagtatttcaaaataatcaattttatgcagtatataaaaatatttatttctttgaccactaaataaagtttaataaacaatattttcgatGCTATACaccataatataaatacagggTACTGCAAGGCCTACCAAGTACAGGTGCATATGGAATGAATCTAACTATACTGAAGATGATCTTGAAGaattgacatattatctttgTCATATGTATGCTCGTTGTACGAATACGGTAAGCTATCCAGCACCAACTTACTACGCTCATTTGGCAGCATATCGTGGAAAAGTTTTAATACAAGGGTAAGCAATTAAtcacagtataaaaatttgtcagcaattataatatcagtaatttataacatttttctattgacagacgtaatttaaaattagagaatttGGATACAGCACAGCAAGAATTTAATCGACAAATGAAAGAATCACCaatgtattttgtataaagGATTTTACAAAAGCATTACTTTGTATTCAAAGTTTGATATATCTAGTCAGGCTTACCTTCAATAATAGTTATGTTTTtgtctatatatttctaattgttttatttaagactATGAtgctataaaagaaaaaaatatttgatatatatatgtatatatatatgtatatataatttattttttcataaaaaaatattaagtattttatactatttttcttttggttgcatataattttacatttctcgACTAACAATAtgcagtatttatttatatatatatatatataatgacgaTATTTAgttcatatatttgtatgcattaattgttaacttataataagatatgaaaaatgattttttatatacaattgcatgtgtaaataaataaatatgataacatttatattgttatctcATAtccatatgtataataaaatgtaaatcttcaCAACTAACAAGATTgagtttttcttattttgattttaaagtctttaattaattatttaagtatttatacaagaattattaagtttcatatataataatattgaaaccATTCTGAAAACATCTTAGTATTACTACACAGTATTTaccatatttgtatttttatatgagaacaaaactatattatatatacttaaattttttaaaatttatatatatattttttaacgcaattttaaaaatattttttttaaatttcatattctcataatatgtatataaaagatatatacaaagaacatgtaaatatataagtatacatacatttgtaagaaaattcctttattaaaagaagaattcAACTGTCTGTGCATTTGTGTCAGATCATAGGAgattaagattataatatatgtgacatttttttatctaaattataaatgcaatcGTAAGAGAGGAAAATGGAAGCAAGGTGCGGCATATACtcatataaagagaaaagaaatcccgaaataatttataacatgaTATCCACATAGTTTTCACAGTGATCAGTGgccatacaaatatttaaacacatatatgacatatgGACGCATAATCAGTAGTCACATGTTATGATGACATGTAACGTGTGCGGCGCGTGCACgcgatgtgtgtgtgtgtgtggtgtgtgtgtgtgtgtatgtagtgtgtgtgtgtgtgtgtgtggtgtgtttataatttaaatatggaGGACGTTTTGACTAACCGATGACCGGTTAGTCCTGACTGACATCTGTACGatcaataaattgataatcagTTTGTTTTGTTGCAGTGCCAATAATTCAGAATTATGAATAAAGGATgatttgtacaaatataaaggATTTTAAAACAGGATCTAGAAATAGAGACATTTTGCAGTTTGGAATTTTGTGATCATTTAACCTATaaccattttattttatgttcaaTAGATATAATTGGATTCTGCAAGAATCATGActtaacacacatatattaagttttgtgatttatttttgaattattttaaagttgcaAGTTCTGAACGCATctcatagaaaataatatagaaaacaatGCAGCGTACAACGCGCGGGAAAATGTCACGCGCTAAAGGATCGCCGCAAAAGGGCGTCAAAACGATGAATAATCACTCGTCGACAAACACATGGGTGTTTCTTATGAAAGGTAAGTCACAAGATTGTGAACGATTTATTGCTGTAccgctattaatatttatttattttgtgatttcattattaatggttttttacaattaacatTCTTTTTGGCAAGTCATACTTGTCAAATAGTTTCtaagtttataaaaacatgtttatatttttttaggaaaTAGCTTGGACAGTTTAGATGCGGCTCAATCAGAGATAGTGAAACTTAAACATCCGGCATCTAATAAGCCAACTATATTTGTATTTAGTCCTAGTAATCTCACAGTGCAGGAAGTTTTAAtctttgatgaaaataaaagatcttGGTTTATTGATGATAATGTCAAATCTGATGGCAAGTTGTACTTATCAACACCAATTGATcctatctttttaattttaccatATCTAAGAAaggtaattattaatgttattttacaataattactaatattatttaaaaggatataaaaatatataaagatattaaattaatatttttatatagacatTAAAATctagtatttaaatatttaaaaaattaatattttagtcaCAATTAGCGCAACCTTTAGAGCAATGTCTTTGGGATGAGGATTTTCCAGAAACATCTCGGCTTGCACAATGTGAAAATTTGAAACTATCGTTAGTTGCTGATTGTAAAGGAGATAAATCATTACAAGCTTTTAAGTTTAATGAAGAAAAGTCATTAAAGTGGCTGCGGAAAAAGGTAGAAAAAGTAGCAgatttattaaagcaaaaaggAGTTCATGTATCTCAAGGTGCTATGAGTGCTACTTATGTCAAGAGTACTAAATATGAAATTGGTACAGAGGCAGGTAAAAGAaacaagataattataaattatgatttacgtaaaaaaatacaaaaaaaatgaactGACTAAGATTAAACATTTGAGTATTTTCAATGTCTGCttgtaatagaaataatgtaaattttcattaatccaTTTTTGTAGGTATTTTGTTGAAGCTATTATCTATAAGCAAAACTAGTTTATTGTAACAaaacatctttttattatagaatatttgaaatatgcaCATGGAATTGTATCTGAATATCTTGCTGAAGATCTCTCACAGAAATTAGCACAACATTTGAATATAACTGatgaaatggaaaataaaaaacgcaAATTAACTAGTCCTAAAGATATAactaatgagaaaaaatttaaaaaagattcttttgaAGAAAGCCAAATACCAAAAGCAAAGACAAAgaacttaataattaaacctGAAAAGGTcagttattttacaattataattttatatatattaataatacatattaatttgcaagtaaaatttatcgccaatttttttctatttcaagattatatatttgcttttatttacaattatatagtGTTATAAAGtctataaacaatttttgcaGTATCATGTTTCTGAACAAGATCatgcaatttaaatatctGCAAATTTTCTTTCGTAGGTACAGAAAAACATTGCTCCTGGTAAAAAGGAATTAGCCAGACAGAGAGCAGCTGCAGGATCTAAAAGTATTACTAgcttttttcagaaaaaatagaTCTCataatacaagatatatatatatatattgtaacaattttgaaaattataatgcatttttaaaagcATTTGTCAGTaagttgttatattttttataaattttactattttgtgtaaaaatattttgtatttaacatAACATCGTaagtttaaaattgtaatattatttcattgacAAGACTATGTATCAGAAAgagaatgatttttttcatgatagtttgatgaatttttaaatattgttaaaatttaaatgtaacataatacaataaatgtaatttaataaagaaatattttacttcaatctttaattaattagaatgtGAAACATTCTGCATATAAGTTTGTACTTTTTACTATTCAGAGTCTTaagtctttttctttctatttgtaCTATTCTGACtagagtttttattattatttttttatatataacaatcgCGCGCGCAATTATGAAACGAATTaaacaatagcgcgctatatgtcaccAATCACCAAGttcaaatgttattttatttatgtatttattgaaaactttagacgtattttaacattttaagttttatcgcgtagtattattatcatatattgtcGCGAGAAACTTTACGACGCGCTCCACCTCCAAATGACCGAACGCGATCACGAAGCGCACATGCCGGCATCGGCGCCGGAGTAAAAGCACGTGCGCACCATACCACACGCCAGACTCGAAATGAATGACTCGCAGCTGTCACGGGTTACGTACGCGGCGttctcccctctcttactatTTAACGCATGACGTCAAGTCAAGAAGGAAGGAGAATAtgttctctgtctctctctctgtcgcgCACGCGCTACAAATACGCGCATTATAtactatgtaataaaatttgacacgTTAAAATACGTACATCAAGTGACTCtaataaaatacgtaaaattcttctaattaaaatgatatttattattcgataaaTTTAACACGCTTTAAAGTATGTGAAACGTgattacgaaatatataatatacgtaaagTACTTTTAACGAAagcaatcttttattttattacttgctATGTATATGAACTGTACGAgtctatattttcttctaatatttattataataaaatataaacattataataaaataaattatgtcaatGTAACGatattatttgtgaaaaacaaaaatcttcca is part of the Anoplolepis gracilipes chromosome 2, ASM4749672v1, whole genome shotgun sequence genome and harbors:
- the LOC140676208 gene encoding ribonuclease H2 subunit B is translated as MQRTTRGKMSRAKGSPQKGVKTMNNHSSTNTWVFLMKGNSLDSLDAAQSEIVKLKHPASNKPTIFVFSPSNLTVQEVLIFDENKRSWFIDDNVKSDGKLYLSTPIDPIFLILPYLRKSQLAQPLEQCLWDEDFPETSRLAQCENLKLSLVADCKGDKSLQAFKFNEEKSLKWLRKKVEKVADLLKQKGVHVSQGAMSATYVKSTKYEIGTEAEYLKYAHGIVSEYLAEDLSQKLAQHLNITDEMENKKRKLTSPKDITNEKKFKKDSFEESQIPKAKTKNLIIKPEKVQKNIAPGKKELARQRAAAGSKSITSFFQKK
- the LOC140676334 gene encoding uncharacterized protein, whose protein sequence is MRKRGSPPKQPSSDLPPWQQLSSELPPQQQLSADAPVFQISQQYLLAHTLQMSQQQMLQQSTWEAQGSGLPQILQGSLQQPYVLQNDSYQQWQGDFSYQLQSQQVQDRQEQVALNSIQQQNLPYSSLLEGYQYPSSNRLQYDPRMLDLNQQRNVPQQPLQVSQSLSQQSTSTRMLDLNQQSVPETSQWNPMEQYEIQRDFSYQLQSQQVQDRQEQVALNSIQQQNLPYSSLLEGYQYPSSNRLQYDPRMLDLNQQRSAPQQPLQESQSLSQQSISTRMLESHQLLAQEASSQWRFMEQQYEVSQRSRLQQSTWSLQHLVSQNPAQQHSSTGILDLNQQLIQATRARPQKTTWSPAQRRSPPQQQLQISQSLPQQWSPPQRRSPPQQQLRISQSPPQQWSPPQRTSPPQQQLQISQSPPQQWSPPQRTSPPQQQLQISQSPPQQWSLPQRRSPPQQQPRLSQSPPQQRSRAQRRSPPQQQLQISQSLSQQWSPPQRRSPPQQQLRISQSSPQQWSPPQRRSPPQQQLQISQSPPQQWSPPQRTSPPQQQLQISQSPPQQWSLPQRRSPPQQQPRISQSPPQQRSRAQRRSPPQQQLQISQSLSQQWSPPQRRSSSQSQQRVSRNLFQQSQVTWGQRSQLRVPYNLPEQHQVSPNLSSQQSISWQQNLLQQQQQKALIQPRQQMQVPRGPPQQQQQWNFFQQQQGMMDQRPRRRSQQQRMYLQHQQEISSQSRQYVAEIDDANCKQMQTVERGTENNDMRQEQQLTTNILPMLSRLTLEQTSEETDEIKKQIKQYQARIPRRQNVKEEHAETLLKYIEVQTNMFKIIFNEAVTTAIHYDVDITFQARPDSRKFSKALYRKVFEKCRSEYFNDRYPAFDGMKNAYSAGYLPFGKNFTSIIKIQKHNKQCNKQCDEQCDKHVMTFNITLKEAKIIDLRWIKNLQPGLNEDDAIQTSIQALDIIIRHEPESQYMNVGGSLFWNLDDLNELKDLKCGVSSACGGFLSAILGWREMYLNVDVTHKSFLTPQTVDKLMTVNRNNLDVIDELCNNIKVTYQVPPKKSDDSPNLPKTYCLNGLGLRLNASQHKFCYDDNSQMQITITDHFAKHHEYKLKQPNLPCLLVRRNKKDIYLPAELCTIVPGNSVKKLNADQTSTMITHAAMDTSKRKKKIEDAFNKIVVNNSFIMKKEFQLAVDKKMTNVKAKILKAPELKYDRKVNVSNGKWNKSEIKFNQPMNLKTHEWTILNLDKCVIHSDCNNFIDALIEVANSFGMTIERPDTKTIKHLKKEVERTEIKNYFEKNKAFKLIIVIIPNFLSTIYNKIKQITELELGVLTQCIKVKNFIKPKQMTIQNLLLKINAKLNGINHTLHTTPKCFKNKCMIVGADVTHPSGEDASVAAVTASSDICGFQYNVVHKLLKHKEEIISDLEKIISFQLSIYQKKTSYLPERIIYYRDGVSEGEFPKVMYYEIEAIRRACAIYKTDIQVTCLIVQKRHHVRFFPLRSASSASFANSKNNTYNVTAGTIVDTEITHPNHIEFYLVSHTSIKGTARPTKYRCIWNESNYTEDDLEELTYYLCHMYARCTNTVSYPAPTYYAHLAAYRGKVLIQGRNLKLENLDTAQQEFNRQMKESPMYFV